One part of the Desulfonema ishimotonii genome encodes these proteins:
- the rfaE1 gene encoding D-glycero-beta-D-manno-heptose-7-phosphate kinase yields the protein MATDISTFEGRRVLVVGDLMIDEYVWGDVDRISPEAPVQIVNVEREEYTLGGAGNVVNNLAALGADVAVAGVIGTLADGDRMLAMFSRLSADTGGVIREPQRPTTRKTRIIASGQHVLRIDRETRQDISGATFDRLNRFIAEKMPETDVVLLSDYGKGLITPPFIEKLLETAENYGKQVIADPKGLDFTKYAGVSLLTPNRKEASLASGIEIRDRETLCRAGEKLLATTGIRNLLLTCGKDGMVLFERGKSPKTIRAEARQVYDVSGAGDTVISVFGLAVASGLAFAESAAVANTAAGIVVGKVGTATVTRQELAAALRRFPDEMSSKYKSLTEISEIVRDLKKKGRKVVLTNGCFDLLHAGHIMLFSASRQMGDALIVAIDDDASVKKIKGHGRPVIAAQERVRILSALDSVDYVVVFSTEALDQLIEIIRPDVLTKGSNYAAEAVEGHALVERLGGRVALIPVTGGTSSSDMINHIKNAGEEL from the coding sequence ATGGCTACAGACATTTCAACATTTGAAGGCCGCCGGGTGCTGGTGGTGGGCGATCTGATGATCGACGAATATGTGTGGGGAGACGTGGACCGGATTTCACCTGAAGCGCCGGTACAGATCGTCAACGTGGAACGTGAGGAATATACCCTGGGCGGTGCGGGCAACGTGGTGAACAATCTGGCCGCCCTGGGCGCGGATGTTGCCGTGGCCGGGGTGATCGGCACACTGGCTGACGGCGACCGGATGCTGGCAATGTTCTCCCGTCTCAGTGCGGACACAGGCGGCGTGATCCGTGAACCGCAGCGGCCCACCACCCGGAAGACCCGGATTATCGCCTCCGGTCAGCACGTTCTCCGCATCGACCGGGAGACCCGACAGGACATATCCGGGGCCACCTTTGACAGGCTCAACCGCTTTATCGCCGAAAAAATGCCGGAGACAGACGTGGTGCTGCTCTCGGATTACGGCAAGGGGCTGATCACCCCGCCCTTTATCGAAAAACTGCTGGAGACGGCTGAAAATTACGGCAAACAGGTCATTGCCGATCCCAAGGGCCTCGATTTCACCAAATATGCGGGCGTCTCCCTGCTGACGCCCAACCGGAAAGAGGCGTCCCTGGCCTCCGGCATAGAGATCCGGGACCGGGAAACCCTGTGCCGGGCCGGGGAGAAGCTGCTGGCCACCACCGGCATCCGGAACCTGCTGCTCACCTGCGGCAAGGATGGCATGGTGCTGTTCGAGCGGGGAAAGTCGCCGAAAACCATCCGGGCCGAGGCGCGGCAGGTCTACGACGTGTCCGGCGCGGGGGATACGGTGATCTCGGTGTTCGGGCTGGCCGTGGCGTCCGGGCTGGCCTTTGCGGAGAGCGCCGCCGTTGCCAACACGGCTGCCGGCATCGTCGTGGGCAAGGTGGGCACGGCCACAGTGACCCGGCAGGAGCTTGCCGCAGCCCTCAGACGGTTTCCGGATGAAATGTCGTCAAAATACAAATCCCTGACGGAGATTTCGGAAATCGTGCGTGACCTGAAAAAAAAGGGACGGAAAGTGGTGCTGACCAATGGCTGCTTTGACCTGCTCCACGCCGGGCACATCATGCTTTTTTCCGCCTCCCGGCAGATGGGCGATGCGCTGATCGTGGCCATTGACGATGATGCGTCCGTAAAGAAGATAAAAGGGCATGGCAGGCCGGTGATTGCCGCACAGGAGCGGGTCCGCATCCTGAGTGCCCTGGACAGCGTGGACTACGTAGTGGTCTTCTCCACCGAAGCGCTGGATCAGCTTATTGAAATCATTCGTCCGGATGTGCTGACCAAGGGCAGCAACTACGCGGCAGAAGCGGTTGAGGGGCACGCACTGGTGGAACGGCTCGGCGGAAGGGTGGCTCTGATCCCGGTCACGGGCGGCACCTCCTCAAGCGACATGATCAATCACATCAAAAACGCCGGGGAAGAATTGTAA
- a CDS encoding histone deacetylase family protein, whose amino-acid sequence MKKTGFLYDERYLLHNTGAMHPESSERLKAAYDGIEAAGLLPKLTRISASRADQRWIESVHHVSYIMRFEEACLMQMTEFDYPDNQMCPETCETAFLAVGGILDTVTQVVRGVIDNAFCAVRPPGHHAEVGKAMGFCYFNNIAIAARYLQDQLGVSRIAIVDFDVHHGNGTQHIFEYDPTVFYYSIHEHPSFAYPGTGREFEKGADAGYGYTLNSPVLPGQGDAEYQALIQSDLIPALDFFEPEFILVSTGFDAHEDDDMSGIRLSTEGFSRIMETLMGLANQHTGGKIVSVLEGGYCIERLPELVKNHVEILLRG is encoded by the coding sequence ATGAAAAAAACAGGCTTTTTATATGATGAAAGGTATTTGCTTCATAACACCGGCGCGATGCACCCGGAATCCTCCGAACGGCTGAAGGCTGCCTATGACGGCATCGAAGCGGCCGGCCTTCTGCCGAAACTCACCCGGATCAGCGCCAGCCGGGCCGATCAGCGCTGGATCGAATCGGTTCATCACGTCAGCTATATCATGCGGTTTGAAGAGGCCTGCCTGATGCAGATGACGGAGTTCGACTATCCGGACAACCAGATGTGCCCGGAAACCTGTGAGACGGCCTTTCTGGCGGTCGGCGGCATCCTTGACACCGTAACGCAGGTGGTCAGAGGTGTGATTGACAACGCCTTCTGCGCGGTCCGGCCCCCGGGGCACCATGCGGAGGTGGGCAAGGCCATGGGCTTCTGCTACTTCAACAACATCGCCATTGCCGCCCGGTACCTCCAGGATCAGCTGGGGGTCAGCCGGATTGCCATTGTGGACTTCGACGTGCATCACGGCAACGGCACCCAGCACATCTTCGAGTATGACCCGACGGTATTTTACTATTCCATCCACGAGCACCCCTCATTTGCCTATCCCGGCACCGGCAGGGAATTTGAAAAGGGGGCCGACGCCGGTTATGGCTACACCCTGAACTCCCCGGTCCTGCCGGGCCAGGGCGATGCGGAGTATCAGGCCCTGATTCAAAGCGATCTCATACCGGCCCTTGATTTTTTCGAGCCGGAATTCATCCTGGTTTCCACCGGATTTGACGCCCATGAGGATGATGACATGTCCGGCATCCGCCTGTCCACCGAAGGCTTTTCCCGGATCATGGAAACCCTCATGGGGCTGGCGAATCAGCACACCGGCGGTAAGATCGTCTCTGTGCTTGAGGGCGGCTACTGCATTGAGCGCCTTCCCGAACTGGTGAAAAACCACGTTGAAATCCTGTTAAGGGGATAG
- a CDS encoding 50S ribosomal protein L11 methyltransferase, giving the protein MSNLCIGAPGENAPPYTTLYIYYLEGRLTSCDALPDPGFIGNWEEDGFSFLFFSEPSDDTVDRVTAATPGLILLDRYCMTYDEWLGETPEPFRAGRLFIVPPWDRTETPDGMQRILLDPGVVFGTGTHPTTRDCLEILQTLLRNERIDTALDLGTGTGLLALGAARMGCERVLALDFNFLAARTAARNVALNRLEHRILTLQGRAEEFIGMAGDLLIANIHYDVMKHLICSEGFLRKKWFILSGLLRTQAREVADTLSHYPVEIIETREREGVWHTFWGKTFP; this is encoded by the coding sequence ATGAGTAATTTGTGCATCGGGGCCCCCGGAGAAAATGCCCCGCCTTACACCACCCTGTATATCTACTACCTTGAGGGGCGTCTGACATCCTGTGACGCCCTCCCTGATCCCGGTTTTATCGGCAACTGGGAGGAGGATGGCTTCTCCTTCCTGTTTTTTTCCGAGCCGTCTGATGATACGGTGGACCGGGTGACGGCGGCAACGCCCGGCCTGATCCTTCTGGACCGCTATTGCATGACCTATGACGAATGGCTGGGGGAGACGCCGGAACCGTTTCGTGCAGGCCGCCTCTTCATTGTGCCCCCGTGGGACCGGACAGAAACGCCTGACGGGATGCAGCGTATTCTGCTGGACCCCGGCGTCGTTTTCGGCACAGGCACCCATCCCACAACCCGTGACTGTCTGGAGATCCTCCAGACCCTGCTTCGCAACGAGCGGATTGACACCGCCCTCGACCTGGGAACCGGTACGGGCCTGCTCGCCCTGGGGGCCGCCCGGATGGGATGTGAGCGGGTGCTGGCGCTGGATTTCAACTTTCTGGCGGCCCGGACAGCCGCACGGAATGTCGCCCTGAATCGTCTGGAACACAGAATTCTTACGCTTCAGGGGCGCGCAGAGGAATTTATCGGGATGGCCGGCGATCTCCTGATCGCGAACATCCACTACGATGTGATGAAACACCTGATCTGTTCAGAGGGGTTTCTCCGAAAAAAATGGTTCATTTTATCCGGCCTGCTGCGTACCCAGGCCAGGGAGGTGGCCGATACCTTATCCCACTATCCGGTTGAGATTATTGAAACCCGTGAGCGTGAGGGCGTCTGGCATACCTTTTGGGGAAAAACATTTCCATAA
- a CDS encoding MBL fold metallo-hydrolase, with amino-acid sequence MYIRCWGSRGSVPVSGADFVKYGGDTTCLEIRSDCGDLIIVDAGTGIRRLGNLLNSGTRTDITLILTHFHWDHIVGFPFFKPVYSPETRLRICRCPDSGFVGKIFSEIMHPPCFPVRYTDLPAQITYAENIDWEKAFSVGSIQAEAIRLSHPNTGSGYKFTENGRSFVFLTDNELRYRHPGGMRYEDYVAFASGADLLIHDAEYTPEEYGPVVGWGHSTWVDTLELALDAGARRLGLFHLNQDRTDRQVDEIVKTCRQVIAARGSDLECFAVGCDMEFTV; translated from the coding sequence ATGTATATCAGGTGCTGGGGGTCAAGAGGGTCGGTTCCGGTGTCGGGAGCGGATTTCGTAAAGTACGGCGGAGATACGACGTGTCTGGAGATACGCAGCGATTGCGGCGATCTGATTATCGTGGATGCCGGAACCGGCATCCGGCGGCTTGGCAATCTCCTGAACAGCGGAACCCGGACAGACATCACCCTTATTCTGACGCACTTCCACTGGGATCATATCGTCGGTTTCCCCTTTTTCAAGCCCGTGTACTCCCCGGAGACCCGGCTCCGCATCTGCCGCTGTCCCGACTCTGGTTTTGTGGGAAAAATTTTTTCCGAGATCATGCACCCCCCCTGCTTCCCGGTCCGCTATACAGACCTGCCCGCGCAGATCACCTACGCAGAGAATATTGATTGGGAAAAGGCCTTCTCTGTCGGTTCAATACAGGCCGAGGCGATCCGCCTCAGCCATCCCAACACCGGCAGCGGATATAAATTTACGGAAAACGGCAGGAGCTTTGTCTTCCTGACCGACAATGAGCTGCGATATCGCCATCCGGGGGGAATGCGGTATGAGGACTATGTGGCCTTTGCATCCGGGGCGGATCTGCTGATTCACGATGCGGAATATACGCCGGAGGAATACGGCCCGGTGGTCGGATGGGGGCACTCCACCTGGGTCGATACCCTGGAGCTGGCTCTGGATGCGGGGGCCCGGCGGCTGGGGCTGTTTCATCTGAATCAGGACCGGACGGACCGGCAGGTGGATGAGATCGTTAAAACATGCAGACAGGTGATTGCGGCGCGGGGCAGCGACCTTGAATGCTTTGCCGTCGGGTGTGATATGGAATTTACGGTCTGA
- a CDS encoding nucleotide-binding protein yields MSFSIALAGKGGTGKTTIAGMLIKYLVAKGKMPVLAVDADPNANLNEVLGLAVTDTVGTAREDMKKGKVPSGMTKDIFISMRLEEAIAEEDGYDLIVMGQPEGQGCYCAANTLLTGFLEKLIDNYPYIVIDNEAGMEHISRLSTKNVDLLLIVADTSRRGLQAATRIHQLSKELNIGVGKSCLIINQSKSDPTPAVMDILNTEGLELAGTVPEDDAVYEYDLNGRPTVEMTDDNPAVRAAFRIFDQIIR; encoded by the coding sequence ATGAGCTTTTCAATTGCACTGGCGGGAAAGGGCGGAACCGGAAAAACAACGATCGCGGGAATGCTGATCAAATATCTTGTTGCCAAAGGGAAGATGCCCGTCCTGGCAGTAGATGCGGACCCGAACGCGAATCTGAACGAGGTTCTGGGGCTTGCCGTCACCGATACCGTGGGGACAGCCCGTGAGGATATGAAGAAGGGGAAGGTTCCCAGCGGCATGACCAAGGATATCTTTATCTCCATGCGCCTGGAGGAGGCCATTGCCGAGGAAGACGGGTATGACCTGATCGTCATGGGTCAGCCCGAGGGGCAGGGATGCTATTGTGCGGCCAACACCCTGCTGACCGGTTTTCTGGAAAAACTGATTGATAACTACCCGTATATCGTAATTGATAACGAGGCGGGCATGGAGCATATCAGCCGACTTTCGACCAAAAACGTCGATCTGCTGCTCATCGTCGCGGACACCTCCCGCCGGGGGCTTCAGGCGGCAACACGGATTCACCAGCTTTCCAAGGAGCTGAATATCGGGGTCGGAAAAAGCTGCCTGATCATCAACCAGAGCAAATCCGATCCGACCCCGGCGGTGATGGACATTCTGAATACAGAGGGCCTGGAACTGGCGGGCACGGTCCCGGAAGACGATGCCGTTTATGAATATGATCTGAACGGCAGACCCACCGTGGAAATGACGGATGACAACCCTGCCGTCCGGGCCGCCTTCCGAATCTTCGATCAGATCATCCGATAA
- a CDS encoding SIR2 family NAD-dependent protein deacylase gives MTDMIRRAAEDIAAAEYVVALTGAGISVESGIPPFRGKGGIWDRVDPMTFGHIDTFEESPEKVWRVLIRDLKTIIEQAEPNDGHRGLARLEAMGRLSTIITQNVDGLHQAAGNTDVIEFHGNCARQRCMDCGNRLANSAVDISALPPRCGCGGVLRPDWVFFGEAIPEDALRRSGQMAARCDMMLVVGTSAIVQPAAHMPIIAKENGATVIEINPERTPLTGHFSDYLIRGRAGAVMNGILAALEPLMAERSR, from the coding sequence ATGACAGATATGATCAGACGGGCGGCAGAAGATATCGCTGCCGCTGAATATGTGGTGGCCCTGACGGGGGCCGGTATTTCCGTGGAAAGCGGTATCCCCCCGTTTCGGGGAAAAGGCGGCATATGGGACAGGGTGGACCCCATGACCTTCGGCCATATTGACACCTTTGAAGAGAGCCCGGAAAAGGTCTGGCGTGTGCTGATAAGGGATCTGAAGACGATCATCGAACAGGCCGAACCCAATGACGGCCACAGGGGGCTGGCCCGCCTTGAGGCCATGGGCAGGCTCAGCACCATCATCACCCAGAATGTGGACGGTCTCCATCAGGCGGCCGGTAACACGGATGTCATTGAATTTCACGGCAACTGCGCACGGCAGCGGTGTATGGATTGCGGGAACCGGCTGGCAAACAGCGCGGTGGATATATCAGCGCTGCCCCCCCGGTGCGGGTGCGGCGGTGTCCTCCGGCCCGACTGGGTCTTTTTCGGGGAGGCCATTCCGGAGGATGCGCTCCGGCGCTCCGGCCAGATGGCGGCCCGGTGCGATATGATGCTGGTGGTGGGCACGTCGGCCATCGTCCAGCCGGCCGCCCACATGCCAATCATTGCAAAGGAGAATGGCGCAACGGTCATTGAGATCAACCCGGAACGGACCCCGCTGACCGGCCACTTCAGCGACTACCTGATCCGAGGCCGGGCCGGGGCGGTGATGAACGGAATTCTGGCAGCACTTGAACCGCTGATGGCGGAACGGTCGCGCTGA
- the der gene encoding ribosome biogenesis GTPase Der, translating into MKPIVAVVGRPNVGKSTFFNRVTKSRDALVDDRPGVTRDRLYRDARWEDTEFTLIDTGGFLERDDDPFAGHIRVQIQQAVEDADAVILMLDGKSGISPYDRDMIQMLRNVYKPVLYVVNKIDGAEQETQLADFYSLGKDNFWPISGEHGYGVPDFMDELVRVLPPSEPDEPDDMIRIAVVGRPNVGKSSLINRILGQERHVVSEVPGTTRDAVDSVCTVGEKQYRLVDTAGIRRKGKVSLKIEKFSIIKAFKSLDRCDVALVVIDAHEGITDQDITVAGYAQDRGCGCVFLLNKWDIVEKDHNTTKRYYEELRMRSKFLSFAPALTISALTGTRVHKIFRLVDEVYRQYSTRIGTGQINRIIERAIEKNEPSLHLGKRLRFYYATQVAAKPPSFVCFVNYPEAVHFSYQRYLINQIREEAGLDKTPIQLKLRQRTGRIEFGKRKKKVEFSKKKTTEYRNRKKQGKRRKK; encoded by the coding sequence ATGAAACCAATTGTTGCAGTAGTAGGACGCCCCAATGTGGGCAAATCGACCTTTTTCAACCGCGTGACCAAAAGCCGGGACGCCCTGGTGGATGACCGGCCCGGCGTGACACGGGATCGCCTGTACCGGGATGCCCGGTGGGAAGATACCGAGTTTACGCTGATTGACACCGGCGGCTTTCTGGAACGGGATGACGACCCCTTTGCCGGGCACATCCGCGTTCAGATTCAGCAGGCCGTGGAAGATGCTGACGCCGTGATACTGATGCTCGACGGCAAGAGCGGCATCTCCCCCTATGACCGGGACATGATTCAGATGCTCCGCAATGTGTACAAACCCGTGCTGTATGTGGTCAACAAGATCGACGGCGCGGAACAGGAAACACAGCTTGCCGATTTTTACAGCCTGGGAAAGGACAACTTCTGGCCCATTTCGGGCGAACACGGTTACGGGGTTCCCGATTTTATGGATGAGCTGGTCCGGGTGCTGCCGCCGTCCGAGCCGGATGAGCCCGATGATATGATCCGCATCGCTGTGGTGGGTCGGCCCAATGTGGGAAAATCCTCACTGATCAACCGGATTCTGGGCCAGGAGCGCCATGTGGTCAGCGAGGTTCCCGGCACCACACGGGATGCGGTGGACTCGGTCTGCACCGTGGGCGAAAAACAATACCGTCTGGTGGATACGGCAGGCATCCGGCGCAAGGGCAAGGTCTCCCTGAAGATCGAAAAATTCTCCATCATCAAGGCGTTCAAGAGCCTGGACCGGTGCGATGTGGCCCTGGTTGTCATTGACGCCCACGAGGGGATTACGGATCAGGATATTACGGTGGCCGGATATGCCCAGGACCGGGGGTGTGGGTGCGTGTTTCTCCTGAACAAGTGGGACATTGTGGAAAAGGACCACAACACCACCAAACGGTATTACGAAGAGCTGCGGATGCGGTCCAAATTTCTGAGCTTTGCCCCGGCCCTCACCATCTCAGCACTGACCGGCACGCGGGTTCACAAGATCTTCAGGCTGGTGGACGAGGTCTACCGCCAGTATTCCACGCGCATCGGAACCGGACAGATCAACAGAATCATCGAGCGGGCCATTGAAAAAAACGAGCCGTCGCTGCATCTGGGCAAGCGGCTCCGGTTTTACTATGCCACCCAGGTGGCGGCAAAACCCCCGTCCTTTGTCTGCTTTGTCAACTATCCCGAAGCGGTCCACTTTTCCTACCAGCGGTATCTGATCAACCAGATTCGTGAAGAGGCCGGGCTGGATAAGACACCGATCCAGCTGAAGCTCCGTCAGCGGACCGGTCGCATTGAGTTCGGCAAGCGGAAAAAGAAGGTTGAATTCAGCAAGAAGAAGACAACGGAATACCGCAATCGGAAGAAACAGGGCAAGCGTCGGAAAAAATAG
- a CDS encoding ASKHA domain-containing protein, whose product MDEKGNNRVVTISLTPPSLKDNTADADRLVGALKHQLGTDEVHIDLPLLRQIPMLLRKWHYRVRCVLFRDRTRHLLLGLDGPDANPAAGLAVDLGTTRVVLRLIDLATGDPLGETAFDNPQIAIAPDVLARIHHTDTPGGLEEIHRMIIDGLNAAIRELCDTCGLRLEEIYLVTVAGNTAMTHLFMGIDPHWIIREPYIPAVNAPDLLMAAELGMAVSPLARLLVFPSVGSYFGGDLISGILFSGMNRMEETAILVDVGTNAEVILGNRDWLVACAGAAGPALESGVARMGMMAGPGVIETVTVNPETRRFEYQTIGGLPPMGMCGSGIIDLAAHLFLSGMLDIRGRLVPEKCCERLKIVNDMPFIVVVPAEASATGEDLGMSQADIDSLIRSKAAMYTILRTITLSVGMELRELRKFYVAGTFGSFIRPPSAIAIGMIPDLPPECYTVLGNSSLGGATLALTQEDCMAEIEKIRNGITYIELNVNQELMNRFSASRFLPHTDPSLFPSVRVWG is encoded by the coding sequence ATGGACGAGAAGGGAAATAACCGGGTGGTGACGATTTCGCTGACACCGCCCAGTCTGAAAGACAATACCGCAGATGCCGACCGGCTTGTCGGCGCGCTGAAACATCAGCTTGGGACCGACGAGGTGCATATTGACCTGCCGCTTCTGCGGCAGATCCCCATGCTGCTCCGAAAATGGCATTACCGGGTGCGGTGTGTTCTCTTCAGAGACCGGACCCGTCACCTGCTGCTCGGCCTTGACGGGCCGGATGCGAACCCGGCAGCAGGCCTGGCCGTTGATCTGGGGACCACGCGGGTGGTGTTGCGGCTCATTGACCTGGCCACGGGCGATCCCTTGGGCGAGACCGCCTTTGACAACCCCCAGATCGCCATTGCGCCGGATGTGCTGGCCCGGATTCATCACACGGACACCCCCGGCGGGCTGGAAGAGATTCACCGGATGATTATCGACGGCCTCAACGCCGCAATCCGGGAACTGTGCGACACCTGCGGGCTGAGGCTGGAGGAGATTTATCTCGTCACCGTGGCGGGCAATACGGCCATGACCCATCTGTTCATGGGGATTGATCCCCACTGGATCATCCGGGAGCCGTATATTCCGGCGGTGAACGCCCCGGACCTGCTCATGGCCGCCGAACTCGGAATGGCGGTCAGCCCGCTGGCGCGTCTGTTGGTCTTCCCCAGCGTGGGGAGCTATTTCGGCGGGGATCTCATCTCCGGGATTCTCTTCTCCGGGATGAACCGGATGGAAGAGACGGCCATTCTGGTGGATGTGGGGACCAATGCGGAGGTGATCCTCGGCAACAGAGACTGGCTGGTGGCCTGCGCCGGTGCGGCAGGACCTGCCCTGGAGAGCGGGGTGGCCCGCATGGGAATGATGGCCGGTCCGGGGGTGATCGAGACGGTGACGGTGAATCCGGAAACCCGCAGGTTTGAGTATCAGACCATCGGCGGCCTGCCGCCCATGGGAATGTGCGGGTCGGGAATTATTGATCTGGCGGCCCATCTCTTTCTGTCGGGAATGCTCGACATCCGGGGGCGGCTGGTGCCTGAAAAGTGCTGCGAGCGGCTGAAAATCGTGAACGACATGCCCTTTATCGTGGTGGTGCCTGCGGAAGCGTCGGCCACCGGTGAGGATTTGGGCATGAGCCAGGCGGATATCGACAGCCTGATCCGCTCCAAGGCCGCCATGTACACCATTCTGAGAACCATCACCCTTTCTGTGGGAATGGAACTGCGGGAACTGCGCAAATTTTATGTGGCAGGCACCTTCGGCTCGTTTATCAGGCCGCCGTCCGCCATTGCCATCGGCATGATCCCGGATCTGCCGCCGGAGTGCTATACGGTGCTGGGAAACAGCTCGCTGGGCGGTGCCACCCTGGCACTGACGCAGGAAGACTGTATGGCGGAAATCGAAAAAATCCGCAACGGGATCACCTATATTGAGCTGAACGTCAACCAGGAGCTGATGAACCGGTTCAGCGCGTCCAGGTTCCTGCCCCACACGGACCCATCGCTCTTTCCCTCTGTGCGGGTGTGGGGATAA
- a CDS encoding HAD family hydrolase, with translation MPPQDIKAVVFDCDGVLFDTAEVNRIYYNRILTHLGRPALTEAQFTFAHMHTVDESLAHLFPEDESLAAAQEFRKSMHMNYQEFLQYMTPEPHLRPLLQKLRPRYRTAIATNRTDTMNRLLSEFDLTDEFELVVTALDVARPKPHPDALLRVLNYFDLSPRQAIYIGDTKVDELATKAAGIPFAAYGDASLSAEFHISTLRDMEQILNL, from the coding sequence ATGCCTCCGCAAGACATCAAAGCGGTTGTGTTTGACTGCGACGGCGTTCTTTTTGACACTGCCGAGGTCAACCGGATTTACTACAACCGAATCCTGACCCATCTCGGCCGGCCGGCGCTGACGGAAGCCCAGTTCACCTTTGCCCACATGCATACCGTGGACGAATCCCTGGCCCACCTCTTTCCGGAGGACGAATCCCTGGCAGCGGCTCAGGAATTCCGGAAAAGTATGCACATGAACTATCAGGAGTTTCTGCAATACATGACGCCGGAGCCGCATCTCAGGCCGCTGCTTCAAAAGCTCCGGCCCCGCTACAGGACGGCCATTGCCACAAACCGGACCGACACCATGAACCGGCTTCTCAGCGAATTCGACCTGACGGACGAGTTTGAGCTGGTGGTGACCGCCCTTGATGTGGCCCGGCCCAAGCCCCATCCCGACGCACTTCTCAGGGTGCTGAACTATTTTGATCTCTCTCCACGGCAGGCGATTTACATCGGTGATACCAAGGTGGACGAGCTGGCCACAAAGGCGGCGGGCATCCCCTTTGCCGCCTATGGCGACGCCTCCCTGTCCGCAGAGTTTCACATCAGCACCCTCAGAGATATGGAGCAAATCCTAAATCTGTAA
- a CDS encoding CBS and ACT domain-containing protein gives MFIDKSMTRRVVTISRDTSLLDAKALMDEHHIRHLPVIEADGTLAGIVTDRDIRSATPSIVADDFDSATVREKLGQIRAEKIMSKNPTTVSPTYTIQDALLLIQEARVGAFPVVDKDRKLVGIISIRDLLRAFVNVMGIGEPGTLLGILVEDKVGQLKRIVDAITEENISFGSVLVARYWDESKRAVFPYLLTNNVVRIKRKLTNMGYTLLDPMEWYLDRLPKNE, from the coding sequence ATGTTTATTGATAAATCGATGACCAGGCGGGTGGTGACCATCAGCAGGGATACCAGTCTTCTCGACGCGAAAGCGCTGATGGATGAACATCATATCCGGCATTTACCCGTGATTGAAGCGGACGGTACCCTGGCGGGCATTGTGACGGACCGGGACATTCGCAGCGCCACCCCCTCGATTGTGGCGGACGATTTTGACAGTGCGACAGTGCGGGAAAAGCTCGGACAGATCCGGGCCGAAAAAATTATGAGCAAAAATCCCACGACGGTTTCGCCGACCTACACCATCCAGGACGCCCTGCTGCTGATTCAGGAAGCGCGGGTCGGCGCATTTCCGGTTGTGGACAAAGACAGAAAGCTGGTGGGGATTATCTCGATCCGGGATCTGCTCCGGGCCTTTGTCAATGTCATGGGGATCGGTGAGCCGGGAACCCTGCTGGGCATTCTGGTGGAGGACAAAGTCGGCCAGCTCAAACGGATCGTTGACGCCATTACCGAGGAAAACATCTCCTTCGGCAGCGTACTGGTGGCGCGGTACTGGGATGAAAGCAAGCGGGCGGTGTTTCCCTATCTGCTGACGAACAATGTGGTCCGCATCAAACGGAAGCTGACCAACATGGGATACACGCTCCTTGACCCGATGGAATGGTATCTGGACCGGTTGCCTAAAAATGAGTAA